A single Brassica rapa cultivar Chiifu-401-42 chromosome A04, CAAS_Brap_v3.01, whole genome shotgun sequence DNA region contains:
- the LOC103863921 gene encoding serine carboxypeptidase-like 7 isoform X2, whose amino-acid sequence MAQKFYLLFLLIILSGNAVDSTSIVKYLPGFEGPLPFELETGYVGVGVGEEEQVQLFYYFIKSERNPEKDPLLLWLSGGPGCSSISGLLYENGPVTVKFEVYNGTLPSLIATTYSWTKVSQSVVHYSNIMTNKNSQLFMPHLFFQVVHQISSIIYLDQPVGTGFSYSRTHLASKPSDSGEVKLVHEFLQKWLNKHQEFLSNPFYAGGDSYSGMVLPALVQEISKGNYLCCKPPINLQGYVLGNPVTDIEFDHNHRIPFTHGMALISDELYESMKRICKGEYETVDPSNKECLKLVEEYHKCTDRINYSLVTTPLCEDDPSPDCYDYRYVLTTYWANDESVRRALHINKESKGKWVRCDWDMAYTNDIKSSVPYHMNNSINGYPSLIFSGDHDMYVPSLGTQAWIRSLNYSVTDDWRPWMIGDQIAGYTRTYANNMTFVTIKGGGHTPEYKPEESYIMFQRWISGQPL is encoded by the exons ATGGCCCAAAAGTTTTAT cttctttttcttctgaTTATCTTATCTGGCAATGCTGTTGATTCTACCTCTATCGTCAAGTATCTTCCTGGCTTTGAAGGTCCTCTTCCTTTTGAGCTCGAAACCGG GTATGTTGGTGTTGGTGTTGGTGAGGAAGAGCAAGTGCAATTGTTCTACTACTTCATCAAATCTGAGAGGAATCCAGAAAAAGACCCTCTTCTCCTCTGGTTAAGTGGGGGACCTGGTTGCTCTTCAATCTCCGGTCTTCTTTACGAGAATG GGCCTGTGACTGTGAAATTTGAGGTTTACAATGGAACTCTTCCTTCCTTGATCGCTACTACATATTCATGGACTAAGGTATCACAAAGTGTTGTACATTATTCAAATATTATGACAAATAAAAACTCCCAATTGTTTATGCCTCATTTGTTTTTTCAAGTTGTGCATCAGATATCAAGTATAATATATTTGGATCAGCCTGTTGGAACTGGCTTCTCCTACTCAAGAACTCATCTTGCTAGCAAACCAAGTGATTCAGGAGAAGTCAAGCTGGTCCACGAGTTTCTTCaaaag TGGCTAAACAAGCATCAAGAGTTTTTGTCCAACCCTTTTTATGCAGGTGGAGATTCTTATTCCGGTATGGTTCTTCCCGCACTCGTTCAAGAAATCTCAAAAGGAAACTATTTATGCTGCAAACCTCCAATAAACCTTCAGGGCTACGTGCTCGGAAACCCGGTAACCGATATTGAGTTTGATCATAACCATCGCATTCCGTTTACTCATGGAATGGCACTGATCTCTGATGAACTTTACGAG TCGATGAAGAGAATCTGCAAAGGAGAGTATGAAACTGTAGATCCAAGTAACAAGGAATGCTTGAAACTCGTTGAAGAATATCATAAGTGCACTGATAGAATAAACTACTCACTTGTCACGACGCCATTGTGCGAAGATGACCCATCTCCCGATTGCTAT GATTATAGGTACGTGTTAACTACCTACTGGGCCAATGATGAGAGTGTGCGCAGGGCTCTACACATTAATAAG GAGAGTAAAGGGAAATGGGTACGTTGTGACTGGGATATGGCTTACACTAATGACATCAAAAGCAGTGTACCATACCATATGAATAACAGCATCAATGGCTATCCTTCTCTCATCTTCAG TGGTGATCATGACATGTACGTGCCTTCCCTTGGAACTCAAGCTTGGATTAGATCGCTTAATTATTCTGTCACTGATGACTGGAGACCTTGGATGATAGGCGATCAAATCGCCGG ATACACTAGGACTTATGCCAATAATATGACATTTGTGACTATCAAA GGAGGAGGGCACACTCCAGAGTATAAACCAGAGGAGAGTTATATCATGTTCCAAAGGTGGATCAGTGGCCAACCTCTTTAG
- the LOC117133458 gene encoding adenylosuccinate lyase translates to MAMKPQLRIQWLLKLSKIPELTEVPSFSKEAEAYLQAIIDGFNVDAALEVKKIEKVTNHDVKAVEYFLKQKCESHPEFAKVLEFSISLAPLRTSTTSPTV, encoded by the exons ATGGCGATGAAACCACAATTACGG ATTCAATGGCTTCTTAAGCTTTCAAAAATTCCCGAACTCACCGAAGTTCCAAGCTTTAGTAAAGAAGCTGAGGCTTACTTGCAAGCGATCATCGATGGGTTCAACGTGGATGCCGCGTTGGAAGTCAAGAAGATCGAGAAAGTAACCAACCACGATGTCAAGGCAGTGGAGTACTTCTTGAAACAAAAGTGTGAATCTCATCCAGAGTTTGCTAAGGTTCTTGAGTTTTCCATTTCGCTTGCACCTCTGAGGACATCAACAACCTCTCCCACCGTTTGA
- the LOC103849896 gene encoding DExH-box ATP-dependent RNA helicase DExH18, mitochondrial: MARGVARVLRRAYTSRARVLSSTRSFHTCREPHCRSLALPATRFFSDSPVRIHLPWNDYTLGFGKVRCFSSTVDNNDENKLESNIEDCEEEEESLLDSDSESDGYDEEGVVNELGDVDDSAVSDVFSNNNSPESSEAARALNAAFHDPAALYKELRGSEVRSNLQRSEWDTLHEIFGYLAQSGWAANQALAIYIGKSFFPTAVAKFRDFFFETCNLEVVQGLVRVGAKDDAVKFLFPVFVEFCIEEFPDEIKRFKSVVDSADLTKPATWFPFARAMKRKIVYHCGPTNSGKTYNALQRFMEAENGLYCSPLRLLAMEVFDKVNALGVYCSLLTGQEKKHVPFARHVSCTVEMVSTDELYEVAVIDEIQMMADPSRGHAWTKALLGLKADEIHLCGDPSVLEIVRKMCSETGDELVEEHYERFKPLVVEGKTLLGDLKNVKSGDCVVAFSRREIFEVKMAIEKHTKHRCCVIYGALPPETRRQQANLFNDQENEYDVLVASDAVGMGLNLNIRRVVFYSLSKYNGDKVVPVPASQVKQIAGRAGRRGSVYPDGLTTTLHLEDLTYLIECLQQPFDEVRKVGLFPFFEQIEVFAAKVPDMAFSKLLEHFGKHCRLDGSYFLCRHDHVKKVANMLEKVQGLSLEDRFNFCFAPVNIRNPKAMYHLYRMASTYSQDMPVNVAMGMPKSSARNDTELLDLESRHQVLSMYLWLSNQFEEKNFPFVEKVEAMATNIAELLGESLTKANWKMESKEEVMKGQKKEDGGGYERPVSLIKLVRNK; encoded by the coding sequence ATGGCCAGAGGCGTCGCTAGAGTTCTGCGTAGAGCGTATACTTCCAGAGCTAGAGTTCTCTCTTCCACCCGAAGTTTTCACACTTGCAGAGAACCCCATTGTAGATCTCTTGCTCTGCCCGCAACCCGGTTCTTCTCGGATAGTCCGGTTCGTATTCACCTCCCATGGAACGATTACACACTTGGGTTTGGTAAAGTTAGATGCTTTTCCTCAACGGTGGACAATAACGACGAGAACAAACTCGAATCCAATATAGAAGactgtgaagaagaagaagaaagcctTCTTGATTCTGACTCCGAGAGCGACGGTTACGACGAGGAAGGTGTGGTTAACGAGCTTGGCGATGTAGACGATTCAGCTGTTTCCGATGTGTTTTCTAATAACAACAGCCCAGAGAGTAGCGAAGCTGCTCGTGCTCTAAACGCTGCGTTTCACGACCCCGCGGCTCTATACAAAGAGCTTAGAGGTAGTGAAGTGCGTTCTAACCTTCAGCGTAGCGAGTGGGATACGTTACATGAGATCTTCGGTTACCTTGCTCAGTCTGGTTGGGCAGCTAATCAAGCTCTTGCCATCTACATCGGTAAATCTTTTTTCCCAACGGCTGTCGCCAAGTTCCGTGACTTCTTCTTCGAGACGTGTAACCTCGAGGTTGTTCAAGGACTTGTCCGCGTTGGGGCAAAAGATGACGCCGTTAAGTTCCTCTTCCCCGTGTTTGTCGAGTTTTGTATCGAAGAGTTTCCTGACGAGATCAAACGTTTCAAGAGCGTTGTTGATTCTGCAGACCTCACAAAGCCAGCTACTTGGTTTCCTTTCGCTAGAGCTATGAAGCGTAAGATTGTTTACCATTGTGGACCGACTAATAGCGGCAAGACTTATAATGCTCTGCAGAGGTTTATGGAAGCTGAGAACGGTTTGTATTGCAGCCCGCTCAGGTTGTTAGCCATGGAGGTTTTCGATAAGGTGAATGCTTTAGGTGTTTACTGTAGTCTCTTGACTGGACAGGAGAAGAAGCATGTCCCCTTCGCGAGACATGTTTCTTGTACCGTTGAGATGGTGTCTACAGATGAGTTATACGAAGTGGCTGTGATCGATGAGATTCAGATGATGGCTGATCCTAGCAGAGGTCACGCTTGGACTAAAGCTCTCCTCGGTTTAAAAGCAGACGAGATTCATTTATGCGGAGACCCGAGTGTTTTGGAGATTGTGCGTAAGATGTGTAGCGAAACAGGAGATGAGTTGGTCGAAGAGCATTACGAGAGGTTCAAACCTTTGGTCGTTGAAGGTAAGACTTTACTAGGAGATCTCAAGAACGTTAAGTCAGGAGATTGCGTTGTTGCCTTCTCGAGAAGAGAGATATTCGAAGTTAAAATGGCGATAGAGAAACACACAAAGCATCGCTGCTGTGTTATCTACGGCGCGTTGCCTCCGGAGACGAGGAGACAGCAAGCGAATCTGTTCAACGACCAAGAGAACGAGTACGATGTTTTGGTCGCTAGTGATGCCGTTGGGATGGGGCTGAATCTCAACATAAGACGAGTTGTGTTCTACAGTCTGAGCAAGTATAACGGCGATAAGGTTGTGCCTGTACCCGCTTCGCAAGTGAAGCAGATCGCCGGGAGAGCTGGAAGGAGAGGAAGCGTTTATCCAGATGGACTCACGACGACGCTACACTTGGAAGATCTAACTTATCTGATAGAGTGTCTGCAGCAACCGTTCGATGAAGTTAGAAAAGTAGGGTTGTTCCCCTTCTTCGAACAGATTGAGGTCTTTGCTGCCAAAGTTCCCGACATGGCGTTTTCGAAGCTCTTGGAGCATTTTGGAAAACACTGCAGGCTAGACGGTTCTTACTTTCTGTGCCGTCACGATCACGTCAAGAAAGTAGCAAACATGCTGGAGAAAGTACAAGGGTTGTCTCTAGAAGACCGGTTTAACTTCTGTTTTGCGCCGGTTAATATCAGGAACCCGAAAGCGATGTACCATTTGTACCGGATGGCGTCTACTTACAGCCAAGATATGCCGGTTAATGTGGCCATGGGGATGCCGAAGAGTTCCGCTAGGAACGATACAGAGCTGTTGGATTTGGAGAGCAGGCATCAGGTTTTGTCTATGTATCTTTGGTTGTCTAATCAGTTTGAAGAGAAGAACTTTCCGTTTGTGGAGAAGGTTGAAGCAATGGCGACGAATATTGCAGAGTTGTTGGGTGAATCTTTGACTAAAGCTAATTGGAAGATGGAGTCGAAAGAAGAGGTGATGAAGGGTCAGAAGAAGGAAGATGGAGGAGGATATGAGAGACCAGTTTCACTGATTAAGTTAGTTCGTAATAAGTAA
- the LOC103849898 gene encoding 40S ribosomal protein S9-2: MVQVRFYRNYGKTFKKPRRPYEKERLDAELKLVGEYGLRCKRELWRVQYTLSRIRNAARELLTLDEKNPRRIFQGEALLRRMNKNGLLDESQNKLDYVLALTVENFLERRLQTIVFKSGMAKSIHHARVLIRQRHIRVGRQLVNIPSFMVKVESQKHIDFSLTSPFGGGRPGRVKRRNERAGAKKAGGGGGDEDDEE; encoded by the exons ATGGTGCAAGTCAGGTTCTACCGCAACt ACGGCAAGACCTTCAAGAAGCCGCGACGTCCTTACGAGAAGGAGCGTCTTGACGCCGAGCTGAAGCTTGTCGGAGAATACGGTCTTCGTTGTAAGAGAGAGCTGTGGAGGGTTCAGTACACGCTTAGCCGTATCCGTAACGCTGCCAGAGAGCTTCTCACTCTCGACGAGAAGAACCCTCGTCGGATCTTTCAAGGTGAAGCTCTTCTTAGGAGGATGAACAAGAATGGGCTTCTTGATGAATCCCAGAACAAGCTCGACTACGTTCTTGCTTTGACTGTTGAGAATTTCCTCGAGCGCCGTCTCCAGACTATTGTCTTCAAGTCCGGTATGGCCAAGTCCATTCACCACGCCCGTGTCCTTATCCGACAAAGGCACATCAG GGTTGGGAGGCAACTTGTGAACATTCCATCGTTCATGGTTAAAGTAGAGTCACAGAAACACATTGACTTTTCTCTGACCAGTCCATTTGGTGGTGGTCGACCTGGAAGAGTGAAGAGAAGGAACGAGAGAGCTGGTGCTAAGAAagctggtggtggtggtggagatgaGGATGATGAAGAGTAA
- the LOC103863921 gene encoding serine carboxypeptidase-like 7 isoform X4: protein MVLPALVQEISKGNYLCCKPPINLQGYVLGNPVTDIEFDHNHRIPFTHGMALISDELYESMKRICKGEYETVDPSNKECLKLVEEYHKCTDRINYSLVTTPLCEDDPSPDCYDYRYVLTTYWANDESVRRALHINKESKGKWVRCDWDMAYTNDIKSSVPYHMNNSINGYPSLIFSGDHDMYVPSLGTQAWIRSLNYSVTDDWRPWMIGDQIAGYTRTYANNMTFVTIKGGGHTPEYKPEESYIMFQRWISGQPL from the exons ATGGTTCTTCCCGCACTCGTTCAAGAAATCTCAAAAGGAAACTATTTATGCTGCAAACCTCCAATAAACCTTCAGGGCTACGTGCTCGGAAACCCGGTAACCGATATTGAGTTTGATCATAACCATCGCATTCCGTTTACTCATGGAATGGCACTGATCTCTGATGAACTTTACGAG TCGATGAAGAGAATCTGCAAAGGAGAGTATGAAACTGTAGATCCAAGTAACAAGGAATGCTTGAAACTCGTTGAAGAATATCATAAGTGCACTGATAGAATAAACTACTCACTTGTCACGACGCCATTGTGCGAAGATGACCCATCTCCCGATTGCTAT GATTATAGGTACGTGTTAACTACCTACTGGGCCAATGATGAGAGTGTGCGCAGGGCTCTACACATTAATAAG GAGAGTAAAGGGAAATGGGTACGTTGTGACTGGGATATGGCTTACACTAATGACATCAAAAGCAGTGTACCATACCATATGAATAACAGCATCAATGGCTATCCTTCTCTCATCTTCAG TGGTGATCATGACATGTACGTGCCTTCCCTTGGAACTCAAGCTTGGATTAGATCGCTTAATTATTCTGTCACTGATGACTGGAGACCTTGGATGATAGGCGATCAAATCGCCGG ATACACTAGGACTTATGCCAATAATATGACATTTGTGACTATCAAA GGAGGAGGGCACACTCCAGAGTATAAACCAGAGGAGAGTTATATCATGTTCCAAAGGTGGATCAGTGGCCAACCTCTTTAG
- the LOC103863921 gene encoding serine carboxypeptidase-like 7 isoform X1 produces the protein MANANVSSVLQLLFLLIILSGNAVDSTSIVKYLPGFEGPLPFELETGYVGVGVGEEEQVQLFYYFIKSERNPEKDPLLLWLSGGPGCSSISGLLYENGPVTVKFEVYNGTLPSLIATTYSWTKVSQSVVHYSNIMTNKNSQLFMPHLFFQVVHQISSIIYLDQPVGTGFSYSRTHLASKPSDSGEVKLVHEFLQKWLNKHQEFLSNPFYAGGDSYSGMVLPALVQEISKGNYLCCKPPINLQGYVLGNPVTDIEFDHNHRIPFTHGMALISDELYESMKRICKGEYETVDPSNKECLKLVEEYHKCTDRINYSLVTTPLCEDDPSPDCYDYRYVLTTYWANDESVRRALHINKESKGKWVRCDWDMAYTNDIKSSVPYHMNNSINGYPSLIFSGDHDMYVPSLGTQAWIRSLNYSVTDDWRPWMIGDQIAGYTRTYANNMTFVTIKGGGHTPEYKPEESYIMFQRWISGQPL, from the exons ATGGCTAACGCCAACGTTTCCTCTGTCCTGcagcttctttttcttctgaTTATCTTATCTGGCAATGCTGTTGATTCTACCTCTATCGTCAAGTATCTTCCTGGCTTTGAAGGTCCTCTTCCTTTTGAGCTCGAAACCGG GTATGTTGGTGTTGGTGTTGGTGAGGAAGAGCAAGTGCAATTGTTCTACTACTTCATCAAATCTGAGAGGAATCCAGAAAAAGACCCTCTTCTCCTCTGGTTAAGTGGGGGACCTGGTTGCTCTTCAATCTCCGGTCTTCTTTACGAGAATG GGCCTGTGACTGTGAAATTTGAGGTTTACAATGGAACTCTTCCTTCCTTGATCGCTACTACATATTCATGGACTAAGGTATCACAAAGTGTTGTACATTATTCAAATATTATGACAAATAAAAACTCCCAATTGTTTATGCCTCATTTGTTTTTTCAAGTTGTGCATCAGATATCAAGTATAATATATTTGGATCAGCCTGTTGGAACTGGCTTCTCCTACTCAAGAACTCATCTTGCTAGCAAACCAAGTGATTCAGGAGAAGTCAAGCTGGTCCACGAGTTTCTTCaaaag TGGCTAAACAAGCATCAAGAGTTTTTGTCCAACCCTTTTTATGCAGGTGGAGATTCTTATTCCGGTATGGTTCTTCCCGCACTCGTTCAAGAAATCTCAAAAGGAAACTATTTATGCTGCAAACCTCCAATAAACCTTCAGGGCTACGTGCTCGGAAACCCGGTAACCGATATTGAGTTTGATCATAACCATCGCATTCCGTTTACTCATGGAATGGCACTGATCTCTGATGAACTTTACGAG TCGATGAAGAGAATCTGCAAAGGAGAGTATGAAACTGTAGATCCAAGTAACAAGGAATGCTTGAAACTCGTTGAAGAATATCATAAGTGCACTGATAGAATAAACTACTCACTTGTCACGACGCCATTGTGCGAAGATGACCCATCTCCCGATTGCTAT GATTATAGGTACGTGTTAACTACCTACTGGGCCAATGATGAGAGTGTGCGCAGGGCTCTACACATTAATAAG GAGAGTAAAGGGAAATGGGTACGTTGTGACTGGGATATGGCTTACACTAATGACATCAAAAGCAGTGTACCATACCATATGAATAACAGCATCAATGGCTATCCTTCTCTCATCTTCAG TGGTGATCATGACATGTACGTGCCTTCCCTTGGAACTCAAGCTTGGATTAGATCGCTTAATTATTCTGTCACTGATGACTGGAGACCTTGGATGATAGGCGATCAAATCGCCGG ATACACTAGGACTTATGCCAATAATATGACATTTGTGACTATCAAA GGAGGAGGGCACACTCCAGAGTATAAACCAGAGGAGAGTTATATCATGTTCCAAAGGTGGATCAGTGGCCAACCTCTTTAG
- the LOC103863921 gene encoding serine carboxypeptidase-like 7 isoform X5 yields the protein MANANVSSVLQLLFLLIILSGNAVDSTSIVKYLPGFEGPLPFELETGYVGVGVGEEEQVQLFYYFIKSERNPEKDPLLLWLSGGPGCSSISGLLYENGPVTVKFEVYNGTLPSLIATTYSWTKISSIIYLDQPVGTGFSYSRTHLASKPSDSGEVKLVHEFLQKWLNKHQEFLSNPFYAGGDSYSGMVLPALVQEISKGNYLCCKPPINLQGYVLGNPVTDIEFDHNHRIPFTHGMALISDELYESMKRICKGEYETVDPSNKECLKLVEEYHKCTDRINYSLVTTPLCEDDPSPDCYDYRYVLTTYWANDESVRRALHINKESKGKWVRCDWDMAYTNDIKSSVPYHMNNSINGYPSLIFSGDHDMYVPSLGTQAWIRSLNYSVTDDWRPWMIGDQIAGYTRTYANNMTFVTIKASLSLEEGTLQSINQRRVISCSKGGSVANLFSNKSKFRTGPGHITWLWAILKHWSRTPNFLRIIYIKYINPKLL from the exons ATGGCTAACGCCAACGTTTCCTCTGTCCTGcagcttctttttcttctgaTTATCTTATCTGGCAATGCTGTTGATTCTACCTCTATCGTCAAGTATCTTCCTGGCTTTGAAGGTCCTCTTCCTTTTGAGCTCGAAACCGG GTATGTTGGTGTTGGTGTTGGTGAGGAAGAGCAAGTGCAATTGTTCTACTACTTCATCAAATCTGAGAGGAATCCAGAAAAAGACCCTCTTCTCCTCTGGTTAAGTGGGGGACCTGGTTGCTCTTCAATCTCCGGTCTTCTTTACGAGAATG GGCCTGTGACTGTGAAATTTGAGGTTTACAATGGAACTCTTCCTTCCTTGATCGCTACTACATATTCATGGACTAAG ATATCAAGTATAATATATTTGGATCAGCCTGTTGGAACTGGCTTCTCCTACTCAAGAACTCATCTTGCTAGCAAACCAAGTGATTCAGGAGAAGTCAAGCTGGTCCACGAGTTTCTTCaaaag TGGCTAAACAAGCATCAAGAGTTTTTGTCCAACCCTTTTTATGCAGGTGGAGATTCTTATTCCGGTATGGTTCTTCCCGCACTCGTTCAAGAAATCTCAAAAGGAAACTATTTATGCTGCAAACCTCCAATAAACCTTCAGGGCTACGTGCTCGGAAACCCGGTAACCGATATTGAGTTTGATCATAACCATCGCATTCCGTTTACTCATGGAATGGCACTGATCTCTGATGAACTTTACGAG TCGATGAAGAGAATCTGCAAAGGAGAGTATGAAACTGTAGATCCAAGTAACAAGGAATGCTTGAAACTCGTTGAAGAATATCATAAGTGCACTGATAGAATAAACTACTCACTTGTCACGACGCCATTGTGCGAAGATGACCCATCTCCCGATTGCTAT GATTATAGGTACGTGTTAACTACCTACTGGGCCAATGATGAGAGTGTGCGCAGGGCTCTACACATTAATAAG GAGAGTAAAGGGAAATGGGTACGTTGTGACTGGGATATGGCTTACACTAATGACATCAAAAGCAGTGTACCATACCATATGAATAACAGCATCAATGGCTATCCTTCTCTCATCTTCAG TGGTGATCATGACATGTACGTGCCTTCCCTTGGAACTCAAGCTTGGATTAGATCGCTTAATTATTCTGTCACTGATGACTGGAGACCTTGGATGATAGGCGATCAAATCGCCGG ATACACTAGGACTTATGCCAATAATATGACATTTGTGACTATCAAAGCAAGTCTTTCTTT GGAGGAGGGCACACTCCAGAGTATAAACCAGAGGAGAGTTATATCATGTTCCAAAGGTGGATCAGTGGCCAACCTCTTTAGCAACAAGTCCAAGTTCAGGACGGGTCCTGGCCATATAACTTGGCTATGGGCTATTCTGAAACATTGGTCAAGAACCCCCAATTTTTTAAGAATAATCtacataaagtatataaatCCCAAATTATTATAG
- the LOC103863921 gene encoding serine carboxypeptidase-like 7 isoform X3: MANANVSSVLQLLFLLIILSGNAVDSTSIVKYLPGFEGPLPFELETGYVGVGVGEEEQVQLFYYFIKSERNPEKDPLLLWLSGGPGCSSISGLLYENGPVTVKFEVYNGTLPSLIATTYSWTKISSIIYLDQPVGTGFSYSRTHLASKPSDSGEVKLVHEFLQKWLNKHQEFLSNPFYAGGDSYSGMVLPALVQEISKGNYLCCKPPINLQGYVLGNPVTDIEFDHNHRIPFTHGMALISDELYESMKRICKGEYETVDPSNKECLKLVEEYHKCTDRINYSLVTTPLCEDDPSPDCYDYRYVLTTYWANDESVRRALHINKESKGKWVRCDWDMAYTNDIKSSVPYHMNNSINGYPSLIFSGDHDMYVPSLGTQAWIRSLNYSVTDDWRPWMIGDQIAGYTRTYANNMTFVTIKGGGHTPEYKPEESYIMFQRWISGQPL; the protein is encoded by the exons ATGGCTAACGCCAACGTTTCCTCTGTCCTGcagcttctttttcttctgaTTATCTTATCTGGCAATGCTGTTGATTCTACCTCTATCGTCAAGTATCTTCCTGGCTTTGAAGGTCCTCTTCCTTTTGAGCTCGAAACCGG GTATGTTGGTGTTGGTGTTGGTGAGGAAGAGCAAGTGCAATTGTTCTACTACTTCATCAAATCTGAGAGGAATCCAGAAAAAGACCCTCTTCTCCTCTGGTTAAGTGGGGGACCTGGTTGCTCTTCAATCTCCGGTCTTCTTTACGAGAATG GGCCTGTGACTGTGAAATTTGAGGTTTACAATGGAACTCTTCCTTCCTTGATCGCTACTACATATTCATGGACTAAG ATATCAAGTATAATATATTTGGATCAGCCTGTTGGAACTGGCTTCTCCTACTCAAGAACTCATCTTGCTAGCAAACCAAGTGATTCAGGAGAAGTCAAGCTGGTCCACGAGTTTCTTCaaaag TGGCTAAACAAGCATCAAGAGTTTTTGTCCAACCCTTTTTATGCAGGTGGAGATTCTTATTCCGGTATGGTTCTTCCCGCACTCGTTCAAGAAATCTCAAAAGGAAACTATTTATGCTGCAAACCTCCAATAAACCTTCAGGGCTACGTGCTCGGAAACCCGGTAACCGATATTGAGTTTGATCATAACCATCGCATTCCGTTTACTCATGGAATGGCACTGATCTCTGATGAACTTTACGAG TCGATGAAGAGAATCTGCAAAGGAGAGTATGAAACTGTAGATCCAAGTAACAAGGAATGCTTGAAACTCGTTGAAGAATATCATAAGTGCACTGATAGAATAAACTACTCACTTGTCACGACGCCATTGTGCGAAGATGACCCATCTCCCGATTGCTAT GATTATAGGTACGTGTTAACTACCTACTGGGCCAATGATGAGAGTGTGCGCAGGGCTCTACACATTAATAAG GAGAGTAAAGGGAAATGGGTACGTTGTGACTGGGATATGGCTTACACTAATGACATCAAAAGCAGTGTACCATACCATATGAATAACAGCATCAATGGCTATCCTTCTCTCATCTTCAG TGGTGATCATGACATGTACGTGCCTTCCCTTGGAACTCAAGCTTGGATTAGATCGCTTAATTATTCTGTCACTGATGACTGGAGACCTTGGATGATAGGCGATCAAATCGCCGG ATACACTAGGACTTATGCCAATAATATGACATTTGTGACTATCAAA GGAGGAGGGCACACTCCAGAGTATAAACCAGAGGAGAGTTATATCATGTTCCAAAGGTGGATCAGTGGCCAACCTCTTTAG